One window of the Choristoneura fumiferana chromosome 18, NRCan_CFum_1, whole genome shotgun sequence genome contains the following:
- the LOC141438030 gene encoding uncharacterized protein isoform X2 produces the protein MLESADAGIIVYYHGSQLDETHNKDRTVFIIRNNKDVEMSSQDIQKALDPNKISCPRCFHIYKRAQKLFKNIPSLAKKETRGICDHCAKLQQKYSTEHGQANRTQCKCKNVINRFLTSEKERDLASAMNAKTKPWQSESKLSKQSILESRKYHSDESLCKDLPCHKENFIEKPFSFVFPKVKDAELNHQISSSELIRALLEKDGRIIGTKQVERNKSGTLKDNDKNKSSRDSTPKTEKEVKEIKEAEKLQLHKGKEMKDMEKPKSQKEKESKDNETPKSQKEKDTKDDENKKSQNENKDLDKSKSQKEKDAKNVEKKKSEKENKDLDQSKPQKEKESKGVEKSKPEKETKADAKSEKESTKKNNEADDLLKQLLSKGDKAKAEAEKSRKEQELASQKAKLLAEQKLKELTIMPVAVKVKSPLAKIKASDRSDLEVESNIAFQDKKPDEGVHIIVGQKILKNATSLGTSKEQTEKLPLFFKSAFQEEVVSEHHKPGGGDPSKPAPKKPLKEVMAAENRQGVIRYALSDRTFIDKGWTKLPTEKVVRKMNVYRMRPAHPEFDWFEHNKNKREMLYDSGQKLAEFSDDGRGRWFYRSGKLALDYYNAEECNAQQRYVVYSNGEPDERGRSRPRTVLATFDYSGNGVVFDHNGKIRLKYNQTEGVLLDRSVGPVSHWKWHDLNDPPVLQQVMVDTQVAHKDPRIYNIHTGSGESNRTRPAKHDEDMLAIEFNNFIKEKSMKLTQNFQPYQIKMKALKLNENFSLKILDQASVYLIFRDGSSNMKVNIGMVLDHKEIVDTDTADVGDVSNSMQRFPARTDSLAVLQQAVAQAQRSEHLRVRHERRLHKPTGSLASVDRLTAAASRPLRPPLMTHSKASLSGPTCKCTTRKPTLNNVYYDNRISS, from the exons ATGTTGGAATCTGCGGATGCGGGGATCATCGTTTATTACCACGGTTCGCAGTTAGAT gaAACTCACAATAAAGATAGAACAGTATTTATTATACGTAATAACAAAGATGTTGAAATGTCATCACAAGATATACAAAAGGCTTTgg ACCCGAATAAAATTTCATGTCCACGTtgttttcatatttataaaCGTGCACAaaaattgttcaaaaatattCCATCGCTTGCCAAGAAAGAAACAAGAGGAATCTGTGATCACTGTGCGAAACTTCAGCAAAAATATAGTACAGAACATGGACAAGCAAATCGAACTCAATGCAAATGCAAAAATGTTATCAATCGTTTTTTAACGTCTGAAAAGGAACGGGATTTAGCTTCAGCAATGAATGCCAAAACAAAACCTTGGCAAAGTGAATCTAAGCTATCTAAGCAATCTATATTGGAGTCAAGAAAGTATCATTCTGATGAAAGTCTTTGCAAAGATCTGCCATGTCATAAAGAAAACTTTATCGAAAAAccatttagttttgtttttcctAAAGTTAAAGATGCCGAACTAAATCACCAGATCAGTTCATCAGAACTTATAAGAGCTTTACTAGAAAAAGACGGTCGGATAATAGGTACTAAACAAGTGGAGCGTAACAAGTCTGGTACACTTAAAGACAATGATAAAAATAAGTCTTCCAGGGACAGTACcccaaaaacagaaaaagaggtTAAAGAAATTAAGGAAGCTGAGAAACTACAACTACATAAAGGAAAAGAGATGAAAGATATGGAGAAACCAAAAtcacaaaaagaaaaagaaagcaaAGATAACGAAACACCAAAGTcacaaaaagaaaaagatacCAAAGATGATGAGaacaaaaaatcacaaaatgaAAACAAGGATCTTGACAAATCTAAGTcacaaaaagaaaaagatgCCAAAAatgttgagaaaaaaaaatcagaaaaagaaaacaaagatCTTGATCAATCTAAAccacaaaaagaaaaagaaagcaaAGGTGTCGAGAAAtcaaaaccagaaaaagaaacaaaagcaGATGCTAAGTCTGAAAAGGAATCTACCAAGAAAAATAACGAGGCTGACGACCttttgaaacaattactttctaAGGGCGATAAAGCAAAAGCTGAAGCTGAGAAAAGTAGAAAGGAACAAGAACTTGCCAGCCAAAAAGCAAAATTATTAGCTGAACAAAAACTCAAAGAACTTACTATAATGCCAGTAGCTGTAAAAGTTAAATCTCCACTTGCGAAAATAAAAGCTTCAGACCGGTCTGACTTGGAAGTAGAAAGTAATATTGCCTTCCAAGATAAAAAACCGGATGAGGGTGTTCATATCATCGTtggtcaaaaaatattaaaaaatgctACATCCTTAGGAACGTCCAAGGAGCAAACTGAAAAGCTTCCTCTTTTCTTTAAATCAGCTTTTCAAGAAGAAGTTGTCTCTGAACATCATAAGCCTGGTGGTGGTGATCCCTCTAAACCAGCACCGAAAAAACCTCTAAAGGAAGTTATG GCTGCAGAAAACAGGCAAGGTGTTATACGGTATGCCTTGTCGGATCGCACGTTTATTGATAAGGGTTGGACTAAGCTCCCTACGGAAAAAGTCGTTCGAAAA atgAATGTATACCGTATGCGCCCAGCGCATCCAGAATTCGATTGGTTTGAGCATAATAAGAATAAAAGGGAAATGCTATATGATTCAGGGCAAAAGTTAGCCGAATTCAGCGATGACGGCCGCGGTCGCTGGTTTTACAGGAGCGGCAAGCTGGCACTTGATTACTACAATGCTGAAG AATGCAATGCACAGCAACGGTATGTTGTATACAGCAACGGAGAGCCTGATGAAAGGGGACGTTCGCGGCCCAGAACTGTACTGGCCACTTTCGATTACTCAGGGAATGGAGTTGTATTTGACCACAATGGCAAAATAAG ATTGAAGTATAATCAGACAGAAGGAGTTCTACTGGATCGCAGTGTTGGTCCAGTGTCGCACTGGAAGTGGCATGACCTGAACGACCCACCTGTGCTACAGCAAGTTATGGTCGACACGCAGGTGGCACATAAAGATccgcgcatttataatatccaCACCGGCTCAGGGGAGTCTAATAGAACACGACCAGCAAAGCATGACGAGGATATGTTAGCAAtagaatttaataatttcatcaaGGAAAAAAGCATGAAGCTCACCCAGAACTTTCAACCCTACCAGATAAAGATGAAGGCGTTGAAATTAAATGAGAATTTTTCACTTAAAATTTTAGATCAAGCTTCAGTGTATTTAATTTTCAGAGATGGGTCAAGTAACATGAAAGTAAATATTGGTATGGTACTAGATCATAAAGAAATAGTGGATACTGATACTGCAGATGTAGGTGACGTGTCTAACTCGATGCAAAGGTTTCCGGCGCGCACGGACAGCCTAGCGGTCCTGCAGCAAGCCGTGGCGCAGGCGCAGCGCTCGGAGCACCTGCGCGTGCGGCATGAGCGCCGCCTGCACAAGCCTACGGGCTCGCTCGCCAGCGTGGACCGGCTCACAGCCGCCGCATCGCGTCCGCTGCGACCGCCGCTAATGACGCACTCCAAAGCATCCTTGTCCGGTCCTACTTGTAAATGTACAACTAGAAAACCAACTCTAAACAATGTTTACTATGACAATCGTATTTCTAGttaa
- the LOC141438030 gene encoding uncharacterized protein isoform X1: protein MQSMIEKQWCACGKTCRGASNFQQMLESADAGIIVYYHGSQLDETHNKDRTVFIIRNNKDVEMSSQDIQKALDPNKISCPRCFHIYKRAQKLFKNIPSLAKKETRGICDHCAKLQQKYSTEHGQANRTQCKCKNVINRFLTSEKERDLASAMNAKTKPWQSESKLSKQSILESRKYHSDESLCKDLPCHKENFIEKPFSFVFPKVKDAELNHQISSSELIRALLEKDGRIIGTKQVERNKSGTLKDNDKNKSSRDSTPKTEKEVKEIKEAEKLQLHKGKEMKDMEKPKSQKEKESKDNETPKSQKEKDTKDDENKKSQNENKDLDKSKSQKEKDAKNVEKKKSEKENKDLDQSKPQKEKESKGVEKSKPEKETKADAKSEKESTKKNNEADDLLKQLLSKGDKAKAEAEKSRKEQELASQKAKLLAEQKLKELTIMPVAVKVKSPLAKIKASDRSDLEVESNIAFQDKKPDEGVHIIVGQKILKNATSLGTSKEQTEKLPLFFKSAFQEEVVSEHHKPGGGDPSKPAPKKPLKEVMAAENRQGVIRYALSDRTFIDKGWTKLPTEKVVRKMNVYRMRPAHPEFDWFEHNKNKREMLYDSGQKLAEFSDDGRGRWFYRSGKLALDYYNAEECNAQQRYVVYSNGEPDERGRSRPRTVLATFDYSGNGVVFDHNGKIRLKYNQTEGVLLDRSVGPVSHWKWHDLNDPPVLQQVMVDTQVAHKDPRIYNIHTGSGESNRTRPAKHDEDMLAIEFNNFIKEKSMKLTQNFQPYQIKMKALKLNENFSLKILDQASVYLIFRDGSSNMKVNIGMVLDHKEIVDTDTADVGDVSNSMQRFPARTDSLAVLQQAVAQAQRSEHLRVRHERRLHKPTGSLASVDRLTAAASRPLRPPLMTHSKASLSGPTCKCTTRKPTLNNVYYDNRISS, encoded by the exons ATGCAGTCAATGATAGA GAAACAATGGTGTGCGTGTGGCAAGACATGCAGGGGTGCTTCGAATTTTCAGCAAATGTTGGAATCTGCGGATGCGGGGATCATCGTTTATTACCACGGTTCGCAGTTAGAT gaAACTCACAATAAAGATAGAACAGTATTTATTATACGTAATAACAAAGATGTTGAAATGTCATCACAAGATATACAAAAGGCTTTgg ACCCGAATAAAATTTCATGTCCACGTtgttttcatatttataaaCGTGCACAaaaattgttcaaaaatattCCATCGCTTGCCAAGAAAGAAACAAGAGGAATCTGTGATCACTGTGCGAAACTTCAGCAAAAATATAGTACAGAACATGGACAAGCAAATCGAACTCAATGCAAATGCAAAAATGTTATCAATCGTTTTTTAACGTCTGAAAAGGAACGGGATTTAGCTTCAGCAATGAATGCCAAAACAAAACCTTGGCAAAGTGAATCTAAGCTATCTAAGCAATCTATATTGGAGTCAAGAAAGTATCATTCTGATGAAAGTCTTTGCAAAGATCTGCCATGTCATAAAGAAAACTTTATCGAAAAAccatttagttttgtttttcctAAAGTTAAAGATGCCGAACTAAATCACCAGATCAGTTCATCAGAACTTATAAGAGCTTTACTAGAAAAAGACGGTCGGATAATAGGTACTAAACAAGTGGAGCGTAACAAGTCTGGTACACTTAAAGACAATGATAAAAATAAGTCTTCCAGGGACAGTACcccaaaaacagaaaaagaggtTAAAGAAATTAAGGAAGCTGAGAAACTACAACTACATAAAGGAAAAGAGATGAAAGATATGGAGAAACCAAAAtcacaaaaagaaaaagaaagcaaAGATAACGAAACACCAAAGTcacaaaaagaaaaagatacCAAAGATGATGAGaacaaaaaatcacaaaatgaAAACAAGGATCTTGACAAATCTAAGTcacaaaaagaaaaagatgCCAAAAatgttgagaaaaaaaaatcagaaaaagaaaacaaagatCTTGATCAATCTAAAccacaaaaagaaaaagaaagcaaAGGTGTCGAGAAAtcaaaaccagaaaaagaaacaaaagcaGATGCTAAGTCTGAAAAGGAATCTACCAAGAAAAATAACGAGGCTGACGACCttttgaaacaattactttctaAGGGCGATAAAGCAAAAGCTGAAGCTGAGAAAAGTAGAAAGGAACAAGAACTTGCCAGCCAAAAAGCAAAATTATTAGCTGAACAAAAACTCAAAGAACTTACTATAATGCCAGTAGCTGTAAAAGTTAAATCTCCACTTGCGAAAATAAAAGCTTCAGACCGGTCTGACTTGGAAGTAGAAAGTAATATTGCCTTCCAAGATAAAAAACCGGATGAGGGTGTTCATATCATCGTtggtcaaaaaatattaaaaaatgctACATCCTTAGGAACGTCCAAGGAGCAAACTGAAAAGCTTCCTCTTTTCTTTAAATCAGCTTTTCAAGAAGAAGTTGTCTCTGAACATCATAAGCCTGGTGGTGGTGATCCCTCTAAACCAGCACCGAAAAAACCTCTAAAGGAAGTTATG GCTGCAGAAAACAGGCAAGGTGTTATACGGTATGCCTTGTCGGATCGCACGTTTATTGATAAGGGTTGGACTAAGCTCCCTACGGAAAAAGTCGTTCGAAAA atgAATGTATACCGTATGCGCCCAGCGCATCCAGAATTCGATTGGTTTGAGCATAATAAGAATAAAAGGGAAATGCTATATGATTCAGGGCAAAAGTTAGCCGAATTCAGCGATGACGGCCGCGGTCGCTGGTTTTACAGGAGCGGCAAGCTGGCACTTGATTACTACAATGCTGAAG AATGCAATGCACAGCAACGGTATGTTGTATACAGCAACGGAGAGCCTGATGAAAGGGGACGTTCGCGGCCCAGAACTGTACTGGCCACTTTCGATTACTCAGGGAATGGAGTTGTATTTGACCACAATGGCAAAATAAG ATTGAAGTATAATCAGACAGAAGGAGTTCTACTGGATCGCAGTGTTGGTCCAGTGTCGCACTGGAAGTGGCATGACCTGAACGACCCACCTGTGCTACAGCAAGTTATGGTCGACACGCAGGTGGCACATAAAGATccgcgcatttataatatccaCACCGGCTCAGGGGAGTCTAATAGAACACGACCAGCAAAGCATGACGAGGATATGTTAGCAAtagaatttaataatttcatcaaGGAAAAAAGCATGAAGCTCACCCAGAACTTTCAACCCTACCAGATAAAGATGAAGGCGTTGAAATTAAATGAGAATTTTTCACTTAAAATTTTAGATCAAGCTTCAGTGTATTTAATTTTCAGAGATGGGTCAAGTAACATGAAAGTAAATATTGGTATGGTACTAGATCATAAAGAAATAGTGGATACTGATACTGCAGATGTAGGTGACGTGTCTAACTCGATGCAAAGGTTTCCGGCGCGCACGGACAGCCTAGCGGTCCTGCAGCAAGCCGTGGCGCAGGCGCAGCGCTCGGAGCACCTGCGCGTGCGGCATGAGCGCCGCCTGCACAAGCCTACGGGCTCGCTCGCCAGCGTGGACCGGCTCACAGCCGCCGCATCGCGTCCGCTGCGACCGCCGCTAATGACGCACTCCAAAGCATCCTTGTCCGGTCCTACTTGTAAATGTACAACTAGAAAACCAACTCTAAACAATGTTTACTATGACAATCGTATTTCTAGttaa